One genomic window of Quadrisphaera setariae includes the following:
- the sucC gene encoding ADP-forming succinate--CoA ligase subunit beta, with the protein MDLYEYQARDLFESHGVPVLPGLVATTPEEARAAAEQLGAGVDGKVVVVKAQVKVGGRGKAGGVKVAKSADEAEARARDILGMDIKGHTVHKVMIAAGADIATEYYVSLLLDRAERRYLAMASVEGGMEIEQLAVERPEALARVAVDPAVGIDAAKATEITTAAGFGDDVAAQVADVLEKLWTVYREADATLVEVNPLVLTGDGRVVALDGKVSLDDNASFRHPETAALAEEEAAAGDPLEAKARASHLNYVKLDGEVGIIGNGAGLVMSTLDVVAQAGEEFGGVKPANFLDIGGGASAQVMANGLDVILGDPQVKSVFVNVFGGITACDAVADGIVQALGILGDEATKPLVVRLDGNNVVEGRRILAEAAHPLVTVVDTMDGAARKAAELASR; encoded by the coding sequence GTGGACCTGTACGAGTACCAAGCGCGCGACCTGTTCGAGTCCCACGGCGTCCCGGTGCTGCCGGGCCTCGTGGCCACCACCCCCGAGGAGGCCCGCGCGGCCGCCGAGCAGCTGGGGGCGGGCGTCGACGGCAAGGTCGTCGTCGTCAAGGCCCAGGTGAAGGTCGGTGGCCGCGGCAAGGCCGGCGGCGTCAAGGTCGCGAAGTCCGCCGACGAGGCCGAGGCCCGCGCCCGCGACATCCTGGGCATGGACATCAAGGGCCACACGGTCCACAAGGTGATGATCGCCGCCGGGGCGGACATCGCCACCGAGTACTACGTCTCCCTGCTGCTCGACCGCGCCGAGCGGCGCTACCTGGCCATGGCCAGCGTCGAGGGCGGCATGGAGATCGAGCAGCTCGCGGTGGAGCGCCCCGAGGCGCTCGCCCGCGTGGCCGTCGACCCCGCCGTCGGCATCGACGCCGCCAAGGCGACCGAGATCACCACCGCCGCGGGCTTCGGCGACGACGTCGCGGCCCAGGTGGCCGACGTCCTCGAGAAGCTCTGGACCGTGTACCGCGAGGCCGACGCCACGCTGGTCGAGGTCAACCCGCTGGTGCTCACCGGTGACGGCCGCGTGGTGGCCCTGGACGGCAAGGTGTCGCTGGACGACAACGCCTCCTTCCGCCACCCGGAGACCGCCGCCCTCGCCGAGGAGGAGGCCGCCGCCGGCGACCCGCTCGAGGCCAAGGCGCGCGCCAGCCACCTCAACTACGTCAAGCTCGACGGCGAGGTCGGCATCATCGGCAACGGCGCGGGACTCGTCATGAGCACCCTCGACGTGGTCGCCCAGGCCGGGGAGGAGTTCGGCGGCGTCAAGCCCGCCAACTTCCTCGACATCGGCGGCGGCGCCTCGGCGCAGGTCATGGCCAACGGCCTCGACGTGATCCTGGGCGACCCGCAGGTCAAGAGCGTCTTCGTCAACGTCTTCGGCGGCATCACCGCCTGCGACGCGGTGGCCGACGGCATCGTGCAGGCGCTGGGGATCCTCGGCGACGAGGCCACCAAGCCGCTCGTCGTGCGCCTCGACGGCAACAACGTGGTGGAGGGCCGGCGCATCCTCGCCGAGGCCGCGCACCCGCTGGTGACCGTGGTGGACACGATGGACGGCGCGGCCCGCAAGGCCGCCGAGCTGGCCTCCCGCTGA